From a region of the Pseudomonadota bacterium genome:
- a CDS encoding 16S rRNA (uracil(1498)-N(3))-methyltransferase: protein MSLNHNTKQPKSGARFYFPRKINEDEILLELPKDIENHAKSSLRLKEGALFYLFDGSGGEYLAKLVIASNDRRMAEILNFSDVNPEPKLKISLVQSVMSNDKMNWLIQKATELGVQEINVFKAERSSLKIYAQQLEKKKLHWHKVAIAACEQSGRTKVPSVRTFLSLADYLETTCSTTIKETKIILSPSGSNTLKNIPRDQEKLTITIGPEGGFAAQELAMAKSNNFLELKLGPRILRAETAGISLVAISQALFGDF from the coding sequence ATGAGTTTAAACCACAATACGAAACAGCCAAAATCTGGCGCTAGATTTTATTTTCCCAGAAAAATTAATGAAGACGAGATCCTACTGGAGCTCCCTAAAGACATAGAAAATCATGCCAAATCATCATTGAGATTGAAAGAAGGCGCGCTCTTTTATTTATTTGATGGGAGTGGTGGTGAATATTTAGCAAAATTAGTCATCGCCTCCAATGACCGCCGTATGGCTGAGATTCTTAACTTCTCAGATGTGAACCCAGAGCCGAAGCTAAAAATCTCTTTGGTCCAATCTGTCATGTCAAACGACAAGATGAATTGGCTGATTCAAAAGGCAACAGAACTGGGCGTCCAAGAAATTAATGTTTTCAAGGCTGAGAGAAGCTCACTCAAAATTTATGCCCAACAGTTAGAGAAGAAAAAGTTGCATTGGCATAAAGTGGCTATTGCAGCGTGCGAGCAGAGTGGTCGCACGAAGGTACCCTCGGTTAGAACCTTTTTATCTCTAGCTGATTATCTCGAAACCACATGCAGCACGACTATCAAAGAAACAAAGATTATTCTCTCGCCTAGTGGCTCGAACACCCTTAAAAATATCCCTCGTGATCAAGAAAAACTCACCATTACGATTGGCCCCGAAGGGGGGTTCGCTGCTCAAGAGCTCGCGATGGCCAAATCCAATAATTTTTTAGAACTGAAATTAGGCCCTAGAATACTGCGAGCTGAGACCGCCGGCATCAGCCTAGTAGCAATCTCACAAGCACTATTTGGGGACTTCTAA
- the phoU gene encoding phosphate signaling complex protein PhoU, whose translation MNIEQHTLKKFDAELEGLRAQILKMGGLVEEQIAQALNALTTGDLALCEQIEEGDHKVNAMEVDIDEKISRVIALRQPAAGDLRLLMAFEKTITDLERIGDEAHKIARMTKLIYTNERIRMPRTNEIRHMSDISLAMLRNALDAFARLDASLTAEVIARDDDVDEEFKAILRQLITMMMEDPRTISMSIEMLFIAKAIERIGDHAKNIAEYVIYIVKGKDVRHSPREEVERQAKS comes from the coding sequence ATGAATATTGAGCAACACACATTGAAGAAGTTTGATGCCGAACTCGAGGGTTTGCGTGCTCAGATCTTGAAGATGGGCGGTTTGGTTGAGGAGCAGATTGCTCAAGCATTAAACGCGTTAACGACCGGTGATTTAGCCTTATGCGAGCAGATTGAGGAAGGTGACCATAAAGTCAATGCGATGGAAGTTGATATTGACGAGAAAATAAGTCGCGTCATTGCCCTGCGTCAGCCGGCAGCTGGCGATCTTCGGTTGCTGATGGCCTTTGAAAAAACAATCACTGATTTAGAGCGAATCGGTGATGAGGCACACAAGATCGCACGTATGACAAAACTCATATATACGAATGAACGCATCCGTATGCCTCGAACGAATGAGATACGACATATGTCAGACATCAGCTTGGCCATGCTGAGAAACGCCCTGGATGCTTTTGCCAGACTTGATGCCTCGCTCACAGCTGAAGTGATTGCTAGAGATGACGATGTTGATGAAGAATTCAAGGCCATACTGCGTCAACTAATCACCATGATGATGGAAGATCCGAGAACAATATCTATGTCTATAGAAATGCTATTCATCGCTAAAGCGATTGAGCGTATTGGAGACCACGCAAAGAATATTGCTGAATACGTCATTTATATCGTTAAAGGCAAGGATGTCAGACACTCTCCTAGAGAAGAGGTCGAGCGTCAAGCAAAGAGCTAG
- the argA gene encoding amino-acid N-acetyltransferase, with the protein MSTPTEFVMWFRSAAPYIRMFSGQTFVIAFDGDVIEEGNFTDLTHDINLLVSVGVKIVLIHGARPQIERAIKAKKIKPVLSSGRIRVTDEQTLACVKEANGRLRLEIEALLSMGLPNTPLAGSPIRVTSGNFVIAQPKGVISGVDHLFSGDVRKVRHEAIKKRLDDGELVLISPLGYSATGEIFNLTHEDVATEVAIAISANKLIYLSDQAGLSDKKGNLLKELTTSALKSHTKNKTKNSLQDRIRASLIKASEGGVDRLHVIDRKVNGGILIELFTHEGIGTMISRDPLETIRSATLDDIGGILSLIEPLENEGVLIKRARENLEREIQNFTIVEHDGLIVGCVALNPFSKEKIGELACLAVHSSFRHAGVGERLLRKIEANCSKQKLSHVFVLTTASSHWFLENGFRKKTLTDLPGAKAKLYNYQRSSKIYMKEIK; encoded by the coding sequence ATGAGCACCCCAACAGAATTCGTGATGTGGTTTCGGTCGGCCGCACCGTACATCCGCATGTTTAGTGGCCAGACATTTGTCATTGCTTTTGATGGAGACGTTATTGAAGAAGGAAACTTTACTGATTTAACGCACGACATCAATTTATTAGTAAGTGTCGGGGTTAAAATTGTCCTGATTCATGGCGCGAGACCTCAAATAGAACGAGCAATAAAAGCCAAAAAAATTAAACCTGTGTTGTCAAGCGGGCGTATTAGAGTGACCGATGAACAAACCTTAGCGTGTGTCAAAGAAGCAAACGGCCGACTTAGATTAGAGATTGAGGCGCTACTCTCTATGGGTCTTCCCAACACCCCTCTTGCAGGAAGTCCCATACGAGTCACCTCTGGTAATTTTGTCATTGCACAACCCAAAGGGGTCATCAGCGGGGTCGACCACCTCTTCTCTGGAGATGTGAGGAAAGTGAGGCACGAGGCCATTAAAAAGAGACTGGATGACGGTGAATTAGTCCTGATTTCTCCACTCGGTTACTCCGCAACCGGAGAAATTTTTAATCTCACTCATGAAGATGTCGCTACTGAAGTTGCAATTGCCATAAGCGCCAACAAGCTAATTTACCTTAGTGACCAAGCGGGGTTAAGCGACAAAAAAGGTAATCTTCTCAAAGAGCTCACTACCTCGGCACTCAAATCACATACAAAAAATAAAACAAAAAACTCCCTGCAAGATCGCATAAGAGCAAGTTTAATTAAAGCCTCTGAAGGCGGTGTTGATCGACTTCACGTGATTGACCGCAAAGTCAATGGCGGCATATTGATAGAGTTATTCACCCATGAAGGCATCGGCACAATGATTAGCCGAGACCCCTTAGAAACGATTCGCAGTGCGACACTCGACGATATTGGTGGCATACTGAGCTTAATCGAACCATTGGAAAATGAAGGTGTTTTAATAAAGAGGGCTCGAGAAAATTTAGAAAGAGAAATCCAAAATTTTACGATTGTAGAGCATGATGGTCTGATTGTGGGTTGCGTTGCGCTGAATCCATTCAGCAAAGAAAAAATTGGTGAGTTAGCATGCTTGGCTGTTCACTCGAGCTTTCGACATGCCGGGGTCGGAGAAAGACTTTTAAGAAAAATCGAAGCAAATTGCTCCAAACAAAAGCTTAGCCACGTTTTCGTCCTTACGACAGCATCGTCTCATTGGTTCTTGGAGAACGGCTTCAGAAAAAAAACCTTAACAGATCTACCCGGAGCTAAAGCAAAACTTTACAACTATCAGAGAAGCTCAAAAATATATATGAAAGAAATCAAATAA
- the rpiA gene encoding ribose-5-phosphate isomerase RpiA, whose protein sequence is MTQDDMKRAAAREAVNHLSRGDIVGVGTGSTANYFIEELSVWGGATGAVASSEATASRLRDCGIRVLDLNEVGAFGVYVDGADEINHKFEMIKGGGGALTREKIVAAVAQKFICIVDKNKVVDVLGTFPLPVEVIPMASAQVARAIRGLGGTPELRKDFLTDNGNLILDIHGLSIKNAVELERQLNNIVGVVTNGIFANRPADIMVVGTGDGVRVSKS, encoded by the coding sequence ATGACGCAAGATGATATGAAGCGTGCGGCAGCACGAGAGGCGGTAAACCATTTATCTAGAGGCGATATTGTTGGGGTCGGTACCGGCTCTACTGCAAATTACTTTATCGAAGAATTGTCCGTTTGGGGTGGGGCTACTGGAGCGGTGGCCAGCTCTGAGGCAACCGCTTCTCGCCTGCGTGATTGTGGGATTCGTGTTTTAGATCTTAATGAGGTAGGTGCCTTTGGTGTTTATGTTGATGGGGCAGACGAAATAAATCATAAGTTTGAAATGATTAAAGGTGGTGGTGGTGCGCTCACTAGAGAAAAGATTGTTGCGGCTGTAGCTCAGAAATTTATTTGTATAGTTGATAAGAATAAGGTTGTCGATGTTTTGGGGACTTTTCCGTTACCTGTCGAGGTAATTCCGATGGCCAGTGCGCAGGTCGCGAGAGCGATAAGGGGCTTGGGAGGGACGCCAGAATTAAGGAAAGATTTTTTGACGGATAACGGTAATTTGATACTGGACATTCATGGACTGAGTATTAAAAATGCTGTAGAACTGGAGCGGCAGCTCAATAATATAGTTGGCGTCGTTACGAATGGTATCTTTGCGAATAGACCTGCAGATATAATGGTTGTAGGGACAGGAGACGGTGTTCGCGTCTCAAAGAGCTGA
- the ilvB gene encoding biosynthetic-type acetolactate synthase large subunit produces the protein MEMIGGQVAELSGAEIVSRCLAEEKVEFLFGYPGGAVLPIYDELFKQDKVKHILVRHEQAAVHAADAFARATGKVGVALVTSGPGVTNAITGIATAYMDSVPIVVLTGQVPTKAIGEDAFQEVDTVGITRPCVKHNILVRRAADIAPAIKKAFYLAATGRPGPVVVDIPKDITQDKTNYFYPDTVSLRSYNLVTRGHSGQIRKAVELLVSARRPMIYTGGGIIMGNASGLLAQLVRALGYPCTNTLMGLGGFPATDPLFLGMLGMHGTYEANMAMQDCDVLLAIGARFDDRVIGNPAHFMSVDRNIIHVDVDPSSISKRVKVDVPIVGDVKEILKVMLQYIDELSAKSGKPDIQAWWQQISEWREKDCSKFTLSDEVIKPQAVVQTFYELTKHEDVFVTSDVGQHQMWAAQYFKFDRPRRWINSGGLGTMGVGLPYAMGVQFAYPDATVACITGEASIQMCIQELSTAKQYSLPIKIITLNNRYLGMVRQWQEFFHGNRYSESYVDALPDFVKLAEAYGHVGMRIEKPSDVEGALKEALALKDRLVFMDFITDQAENVFPMIPGGKGLSEMILE, from the coding sequence ATGGAAATGATTGGGGGGCAAGTCGCCGAGTTATCGGGGGCTGAAATTGTTTCGCGCTGTTTGGCGGAGGAAAAAGTTGAATTCTTGTTTGGGTATCCTGGTGGAGCAGTGCTACCCATTTATGACGAGTTATTCAAACAAGATAAAGTTAAGCATATTTTAGTGCGTCACGAACAAGCTGCCGTGCACGCCGCGGACGCGTTTGCGCGGGCCACTGGTAAAGTGGGGGTCGCCCTGGTGACTTCTGGTCCAGGGGTTACCAATGCGATCACTGGTATTGCTACGGCCTATATGGATTCTGTCCCTATAGTAGTGCTTACAGGTCAGGTGCCAACTAAAGCCATTGGTGAAGATGCTTTTCAGGAGGTTGATACCGTTGGGATTACCCGACCCTGTGTCAAACATAATATCTTGGTTAGGCGTGCGGCGGATATTGCCCCGGCTATAAAAAAAGCATTTTATTTGGCGGCGACGGGCCGACCAGGCCCAGTTGTTGTAGATATTCCTAAAGATATAACGCAGGATAAAACTAATTATTTTTATCCTGATACTGTTTCTTTGCGATCCTATAACTTAGTAACTCGAGGTCATTCTGGGCAAATAAGAAAAGCCGTTGAATTGTTGGTATCGGCCAGGCGCCCGATGATTTATACGGGTGGCGGGATCATTATGGGTAACGCATCTGGGCTGCTTGCTCAGTTGGTCCGCGCCCTAGGTTATCCGTGTACGAATACGTTGATGGGCCTCGGTGGGTTCCCCGCAACAGATCCGTTATTCTTAGGTATGTTGGGCATGCATGGCACTTATGAGGCCAATATGGCGATGCAAGATTGTGATGTGTTGTTAGCCATTGGTGCACGGTTTGACGATCGAGTTATTGGAAATCCTGCTCATTTTATGAGTGTTGATCGTAACATTATTCACGTCGATGTGGATCCCTCATCAATATCAAAGCGTGTGAAGGTTGACGTTCCAATTGTTGGTGATGTAAAAGAAATTTTGAAGGTGATGCTCCAGTACATTGATGAGCTTTCAGCAAAATCGGGTAAGCCTGATATACAGGCATGGTGGCAGCAAATTTCAGAATGGCGAGAAAAAGACTGTTCGAAATTTACCTTATCAGATGAGGTCATTAAACCTCAGGCAGTCGTGCAAACATTTTATGAGCTCACTAAACATGAGGACGTATTTGTCACGTCTGATGTAGGGCAACATCAGATGTGGGCCGCGCAATATTTTAAATTTGATCGGCCAAGAAGATGGATCAACTCCGGAGGCCTTGGCACCATGGGGGTTGGTCTACCTTACGCTATGGGTGTTCAATTTGCTTATCCGGATGCAACTGTTGCGTGTATCACGGGTGAGGCGAGCATACAGATGTGTATACAGGAACTCTCCACAGCGAAGCAATACAGTTTGCCGATTAAAATCATCACCTTAAATAATCGCTACTTGGGTATGGTCCGGCAGTGGCAGGAATTTTTTCATGGGAATCGTTATTCCGAATCGTATGTGGATGCACTTCCAGACTTCGTTAAATTAGCCGAGGCTTATGGTCACGTCGGTATGCGTATTGAAAAGCCATCAGATGTAGAGGGTGCACTCAAGGAGGCGTTAGCGCTTAAAGATCGGTTAGTCTTTATGGATTTCATTACCGATCAGGCTGAAAATGTTTTTCCGATGATCCCTGGTGGAAAAGGGCTATCGGAAATGATTCTTGAATGA
- the ilvN gene encoding acetolactate synthase small subunit, whose product MRHILSLLLENESGALSRVAGLFSARGYNIESLTVAPTEDPSLSRMTIVTIGSDEVLEQITKQLNKLVDVVKVIDLTEGSHIERELMLVKVRAVAKDREEMKRISDIFRGRILDVTDKTYTIELTGTGAKLDAFFDALDREAILETVRTGASGIGRGDRILKV is encoded by the coding sequence ATGAGGCATATTCTTTCATTGCTTTTAGAGAATGAGTCGGGCGCTCTTTCGCGAGTTGCGGGCCTCTTTTCGGCGCGGGGATACAATATTGAATCTTTGACGGTAGCTCCTACAGAAGATCCATCGTTATCGCGGATGACGATCGTTACTATAGGGTCGGACGAAGTGCTTGAGCAAATTACGAAACAGTTAAACAAACTTGTGGATGTGGTGAAGGTCATTGACCTCACGGAGGGCAGTCATATTGAGCGAGAGTTAATGCTCGTAAAAGTGCGAGCTGTGGCGAAGGATCGAGAGGAGATGAAGCGTATTTCCGACATATTTAGAGGGCGTATTTTAGATGTTACGGATAAAACGTATACGATTGAGCTGACTGGGACCGGAGCGAAATTGGATGCTTTCTTTGATGCATTGGATCGAGAAGCCATTCTTGAAACGGTTAGGACGGGAGCATCAGGAATAGGGCGGGGTGATCGCATCCTAAAGGTCTAA
- a CDS encoding inositol monophosphatase family protein, giving the protein MSKFSATAVLDQLTDLVKRISEKEIIPNFKRSTHVRKSDGSPISPIDAAVQSALEDSLPKILNVPVLGEEMPADKQSQIWGLRDSGIWCVDPIDGTTNFVNGIPYFAVSIAYFLSGKPTLGLVLNPISGEIFTAEEAGGAYLGDQNLSDNTSQHATLKDCVASVDFKRLPEALRMRLVSSPPYASQRNFGAASLEWCYVASGLFDVYVHGNQKVWDYAAGALILSEAGGVMSSFVSTKEFFWASDLLSRPVIAARDPTIFEDWSNWLHISL; this is encoded by the coding sequence ATGTCAAAATTTAGCGCTACTGCAGTCCTAGATCAGCTGACTGATCTGGTTAAACGGATCTCTGAAAAAGAGATTATCCCTAATTTTAAACGATCTACCCACGTTCGTAAAAGTGATGGAAGTCCGATATCCCCTATAGACGCTGCAGTACAGTCTGCTCTAGAGGATAGCTTGCCGAAAATATTGAATGTGCCGGTGCTGGGCGAGGAAATGCCCGCAGATAAGCAATCTCAAATCTGGGGGTTGCGCGATTCCGGAATATGGTGTGTGGACCCGATTGATGGGACTACTAATTTTGTTAATGGCATTCCATACTTTGCGGTGTCGATTGCATATTTTTTGTCTGGAAAACCTACCCTGGGGTTAGTTCTTAATCCAATCAGTGGAGAAATTTTTACTGCGGAAGAAGCGGGTGGTGCGTACCTTGGAGATCAAAATTTATCGGACAATACTTCTCAGCATGCAACGCTAAAAGATTGTGTTGCTAGTGTTGACTTTAAAAGATTGCCGGAAGCTCTGAGGATGCGCTTAGTTTCCTCGCCGCCATATGCGTCTCAGAGAAATTTTGGTGCGGCTAGTCTTGAATGGTGTTATGTCGCATCAGGCCTATTCGATGTTTACGTGCACGGCAACCAGAAGGTTTGGGATTATGCGGCTGGCGCCTTGATTCTTTCTGAAGCGGGGGGTGTGATGTCATCTTTTGTGAGTACGAAAGAGTTCTTTTGGGCCAGTGATCTACTGTCGCGACCGGTTATTGCCGCGCGCGACCCTACTATTTTTGAGGATTGGTCGAATTGGTTGCATATTTCGTTGTAG
- a CDS encoding 3-hydroxyacyl-CoA dehydrogenase, translating into MNIKDNTIIVTGGASGLGAATAEMVVAQGGRVVIADMNLEAGKALETKLGAAASFIECDVTKEEHAEATIALAQSKFGGLQGLINCAGIAIGEKTVGKNGPHRLQTFARVININLIGSFNMLRIAADVMSKQEPNSDGERGVIINTASVAAFDGQIGQAAYAASKGGIVGMTLPIARDLSRSGIRIITIAPGIFETAMLMGMPKDVQDSLGQQVPFPSRLGRPYEYAQLVQSIFSNVMLNGETIRLDGAIRLTPK; encoded by the coding sequence ATGAACATTAAAGATAACACAATCATTGTTACTGGCGGCGCCTCTGGGTTAGGCGCAGCAACTGCTGAAATGGTAGTGGCCCAGGGTGGCCGCGTAGTTATTGCTGACATGAACCTCGAGGCTGGGAAAGCCCTAGAGACAAAGCTCGGAGCCGCTGCGAGCTTTATAGAATGCGATGTCACAAAAGAAGAGCACGCGGAAGCAACTATCGCATTAGCACAGTCTAAATTTGGTGGGCTACAGGGACTCATTAACTGCGCAGGAATCGCTATAGGGGAAAAAACTGTAGGTAAAAATGGACCGCACAGACTTCAAACATTTGCACGAGTTATCAACATCAATTTAATAGGCTCATTCAATATGCTCAGAATCGCCGCTGATGTCATGTCAAAGCAAGAGCCTAACTCAGATGGCGAACGAGGTGTTATCATCAACACAGCTTCGGTCGCAGCGTTTGATGGACAAATTGGTCAAGCAGCTTATGCAGCATCAAAAGGGGGGATTGTTGGCATGACATTACCTATAGCAAGAGACCTTTCGCGAAGCGGCATACGAATCATAACAATTGCACCTGGCATTTTCGAAACAGCAATGCTCATGGGCATGCCTAAAGACGTTCAAGACTCACTTGGACAACAAGTACCCTTCCCATCGAGACTTGGCCGACCGTACGAGTATGCACAACTTGTTCAGAGTATTTTTAGTAACGTCATGCTCAATGGCGAGACGATCAGGCTTGATGGCGCCATTAGACTGACCCCTAAATAA
- a CDS encoding oxidative damage protection protein, whose product MTKTVTCIKLGPDQEAMNFPPFPGELGERIFKNVSKKYWATWLEQQKMLVNENRLNLSDPEARKYLKEQTEKYFFGDGADSAEGFVPVD is encoded by the coding sequence ATGACTAAAACTGTGACGTGCATCAAATTAGGCCCTGATCAAGAAGCGATGAATTTCCCCCCTTTTCCTGGAGAATTGGGAGAGCGCATTTTCAAAAATGTCTCTAAAAAATATTGGGCAACCTGGCTGGAGCAACAAAAAATGCTTGTCAATGAAAATCGACTCAACCTGTCAGACCCTGAAGCGAGAAAATATTTAAAAGAGCAAACGGAGAAATACTTCTTCGGGGATGGCGCAGATAGCGCAGAGGGTTTTGTGCCCGTTGACTGA